The sequence ATCCCTACTAACGCCATTGGCACCGTCAGCACCACCGCCGCCGGGTCGGTCCAGCTTTCGTATTGTGCCGCCAGCACCAGGAACACCAGCGTGATCGAAAGCGCGAAGATATAGAACGCCTGGTTGCCGATCAGCTTTTCCTGGTATGAAAGCCCGGTCCATTCGTAGTCCATGCCCTGCGGCAGCGTGTCATCCGCGATTTGTTGCATCAGTGTAAGAGCTTGTCCCGAACTGAATCCCGGATTTGGGATGCCGGTAATAGAAGCGGCCGGATAAAGGTTGTAGCGCGTTACCAGTTCCGACCCCAGTGTGCGCTGGATATGCAGCAACGCACCTAGCGGAACCATTTGAGCCTCGTGATTGGCTACGTACAGATTTCCTATGTCGTCCATCTGGCGCCGATAGTCGGATGCTGCCTGCACGCGTACCTGGAAGCTTTGATTGAACTTGTTGAACAGATTGATATAGCTAGAGCCGAGATAGGTTTGCAGCGTCATGAATACGTCGTTGACAGCGACGCCAAGCGACTTTGCCTGGGTACGATCGATGTCGAGGTAAAGTTGCGGACTGCTAGCGCTGAAGGTGGTAAAGCCGGTGCGCAAGAATCCCTTCTCAGCGTTGGCCTTGCGCAGTATCTCCTGCACCGCCCTCTGCAATTGGCCAAGCCCCAGATCGCCGCGCGTCTCAACCATCATCTGAAAGCCAAAAGCACTCCCAAGACCCGGTATCGGCGACGGAGGCAGCACTGCAAACTGCGCCTTGGGTACTGCTCTGAATTTGCTGATTAGCTCGCCGATTATCTGCGGCTGCGAGAATCCCGGCGGCCGCTTGTCCCAATCGTCATACATTACGAAAGTAGTGATGACATTCGACAACTTGGCAGTGTCAAGCGCCGAATAACCACCGATAGTCACCCATCCCTTAAGCCCTTTCGTAGCTCCAAGGACCTTGTCGATATCTGCCGCAACTCCGCGCACTCGCGGCTGCGAGGAGCCCGGCGGCAATTGCGCCGACACTATGCAATATCCCTGGTCCTCCAGCGGCAGCAATGCCGTCGGATACACCGCAAAGAATGATCCCGCCGCGCCGACCACCACGAAAAAGATGGATATCATCAGCTTAGGATGATGCGCCATGCGAGCTACCAGTCCGATGTAGCTATTTTCGACAGCAAGGTACCCGCGATTGAAGCCGCGATAGAACCAATTGACCTTTTTATCCTTGGGCTGCTGCTTCAGGTAGAGCGCGCACTGCGTCGGTTTCAAAGTCAGCGCATTGAGCGCACTTATGATCGCCGTCGCAGCTATAACCAGCGCAAATTGCCGAAACATCTGCCCGGTTATTCCGGGCAAAAAAGAAGCCGGCACAAATACCGAGGTCAGCACCAGCGTGATCCCGAGTATCGGACCGGTAAGCTCGCTCATCGCCTTGATCGCCGCGTCCTTGGGCGTCAGTCCTTGCTCGATATAATGCGAGGCGTTCTCGACGATTACGATCGCGTCGTCCACGACAATGCCGATAGCCAGAATCAAAGCGAACAGCGTCATCAGGTTCACGGTGAATCCAAGCAACGCCATCGCGGCGAACGCGCCGATAATCGTCACCGGCACGGTCGTCGCCGGCACCAGCATCGCGCGAAAATTCTGCAGGAACAGCATGATCACGATCAGCACCAGGATTCCTGCTTCGATCAGCGCCGAGTACACTCCTGAGATCGACTGGTTGATAAAGATGGTCGTGTCGTAGAGAGTCGTGAATTTGAGCCCCTGCGGAAACGACTTGCTCATCTGCTTCATAAGCAGCCGCGTATCTTCCGCGACCTGCAAGGCATTCGCTCCGGGAAGCGCATAGACCGCAACATGCGCCGTCTTCTTTCCGCTAAGACCCGAGAACACCGTGAACACCTGCTGGCTCAGTTGAACCTTCGCGACGTCCTTGATTCGCACCAGCTCGGCTGTCGGGTTCGTCTGTATCGTTTGTGTCGGCCGATTCGAAGCGGGATTGCTTTTGACGATAATGTTTTCGAACTGCTCGACCTTTGACAGACGTCCGAGCGTGTTGACCGTAAACTGGTAAAGCTGGTTCGCCGGCGCCGGCGCTCCTCCAATCTGCCCCGCAGCCACCTGGATGTTCTGTGCCTGGATCGCATTCTGAACGTCGCTTACCGTCAATCCGTATGCCTTGAGCTTGTCCGGATCGAGCCAGATACGCATGCCATAGGGGCCTGCGCCAAGAACGTTGACCTGCCCGACGCCTGGCAGGCGAGCGATAGGGTTCTGAAGGTTGATGATCGCGTAGTTGGCAAGGAATACTTCGTCGAAATGGTCGTCGTCCGAGTAAAGGCTTTCGATTAGAAGGATGTTCGTGCTTACTTTCTTGACGTTGACGCCTTGCGACCGCACCTGCTGCGGCAACTGCGGCAATGCGGTGTTGACGGCATTCTGCACCAATGACAGCGACGTCGTCAGATCAGTGCCTACCGCAAACGTGACTGTCAGGGTGTAGCTGCCGTCGCTGCCGCTCGTCGATTGCATGTAGATCGAGTTCTCGACCCCATTTACAGCCTGCTCGATCGGAATACCAACCGTGTTAGCAACCACTTCGGCATTGGCGCCAGTGTAAGTGGTGGTCACCTGTATGGTAGGTGGTACGATCTGCGGGTACTGCGAGACTGGTAGAGTGTAAAGGCAGACGGCGCCAAGCAAAACCGTAATGATCGCGATTACGTTCGCGAGAATCGGTCGCTCGATGAAAAACTTGGACATCCCGGCTGGTCTTCTTTAGTCCGCCGGTTGCGATGCTGCTTCGCAACTGACCGGTACTACGCCTCGCCGCCGCATGCCCCACTCCGAAACATCCTGCATCAGGATGTAAAAGACCGGCACAAACGGTATCGCGACCAATGTCGAAGCGACCATTCCGCCGAACACGACCGTGCCCAATGCTTGCTGACTGGCGGCGCCGGCGCCGGTGGCCGTGAGCAATGGGACGACGCTTAGTATGAATGCAATCGATGTCATCACTATCGGACGGAAGCGCCGCCGCGTCGCTTCGACCGCCGCGTCGACCGTCGCCATCCCCTCTGCTTTAAGCTCGCGCGCGAACTCAACTACCAGGATCGCGTTCTTAGCTGCCAGCGCAATCATCAGCACGAGGCCGATTTGCGTATAAAGGTCGGTGGGAAAGCCGCGCACGATCAACGCAATGATGACGCCAGCCAGCGCCATCGGCACGCTAAGCACGACCGCCGCCGGATCGGTCCAACTCTCGTACTGCGCCGCCAGCACCAGGAAGACGAGCGTTATCGACAACGCAAAGATGAAGTAGGATTGATTGCTGATCAGCTTCTGCTGGTAGGAAAGGCCCGTCCAGTCGTAACCCATGCCCAAAGGCAGATCGTCTTGCGCCACCCTTTCCATCACGTCAAGCGCCTGGCCCGAACTATAACCAGGCGCCGGACTCCCTATAACCGACGCCGCCGGATACATGTTGTAACGGGTCAGCAGTTCCGACCCTAGCACGCGCCGTACGTGCAGCAGCGCCCCGAGCGGGACCATCTCTCCGGCCTTGTTGGCGACGTATAGGTTTCCGATGTCAGCGAGTTGCGTGCGATAGTCGGCTCCCGCCTGCAAGCGGACCTGGAAACTCTGATTGAACTTAGTAAATAAATTAACGTACGTCGAGCCAAGGTACGTCTGTAGCGTCTGAAACACATCGCTGATGGTGACTCCTAGCGATTCCACCATCGTTCTGTTGATCTCAAGCTCGAGCTGAGGACTCTTGGCGCTGAAGGTGGTTGTTACGTTCCGGAGCGCCTTCTCGTTGCTTGCCTTGCTGATGATCTCCTGGACGCCCTTCTGCAACTCATTCAGGCCTACACCGACCCTGTCCTCGACCATCATCTGAAAGCCGCCAGCCTGACCGAGGCCCGGTATCGGCGGCGGGATCAACACGTCGAATCGAGCTTTGCGAATCGGCTCGAGACGCTCGCGCAAGCTGGCAACAATGGCCGCTTGAGTAAGGTCGTCAGGCCGCTTGCCCCAGTCTTCGTACATCACGTACTCGGTTACCACGTTGGCTAGATTCGCCGCATCAAGTGCGGATACCCCGCCGCTCGTGACCCAACCTTTAATACCCGGCGTCTGTTTCAGCACCTTATCGATATCCGCGGAGACCTCGCGCACGCGGGCTTGCGAGGCTCCGGGCGGAAGCTCGGCTGACACGAGGCAATATCCTTGATCTTCGATAGGAAGAAACGCCGTAGGATGCATCCCGAACAGCAACCCTGCGACCGTAACCACCGCGAAGAACACTACTGCCATCCGGCCCGGTTGCTGAGCCATCCTGTGAACCAGTCCGACATAACCATCTTCAACCGCGGTGTAGACCCGGTTGAATGTCTGATAGAAGCGGTTGACCTTGCGATCCTTGGGGATCGGCTTGATGTAGAGTGCGCATTGCGTGGGATTGAGGGTCAACGCATTCAGCGCACTTATGATCGCGGTGGCAGCTATAACCAGCGCAAACTGCCGAAACATTTGGCCGGTAATGCCTGGCAGGAACGAAGCCGGCAGAAAGACCGAAGTAAGCACCAGCGTGATGCCTAATATCGGGCCGGTCAGCTCGCCCATCGCCTTGATCGACGCGTCCTTGGGCGTCATACCTTCCTCGATATAGTGAGAAGTGTTCTCGACTATGACAATCGCATCGTCTACGACGATGCCGATCGCGAGGATCAACGCAAAGAGCGTCATCAGATTTACCGTGAACCCTAGCACCGCCATCGCCGCAAAGGCGCCGATTATCGTAACTGGCACCGTCGTGGCCGGCACCAGCATCGCGCGAAAGTTTTGCAAGAACAGCATGATGACGATCAGCACCAGGATGCCCGCCTCGATCAATGCCGCATACACGCCGTGTATCGAGTCCTGGATGAACAGCGAACTATCCAGCAGCGACGTGTACTTGAGCCCTAGGGGAAACTTCTGGCTCATCTGCGCCATCAAGGCTTTCACTTCCTGCGACACCTTGAGCGCGTTGGCCCCCGGCAGCGTGTACACGTTCATCTGCGCCGCCTTCTTCCCATTCAGACCGGAAAAATTCGAATAAGCCTCCTGGCTGAGCTGTACCTTCGCGACGTCCTTCATCCGAACTATAGCTGCGGTCTGAGCAATGTCACCGGGCTCTGGCGGCTTCCCGCCTTGATCGGTCGCCGGAGGATGCGTCTTGATTATAATATTCTCGAACTGCTTCACGTCCGACAGCCGGCCTAGTGTATTGACCGTAAACTGGAACACCTGATCGGATGGCACGGGCGGCCCACCTAGCTGGCCCGCAGCAACCTGGATATTCTGATTCTTGATCGCCTCCTGGACTTCCAGGACGGTCAGGCCGTAGGCCTTCAGCTTGATGGGGTCGAGCCAGATTCGCATGCTGTACGGACCAGCGCCAAGAATCTGCACCTGTCCGACACCTGGCAGCCGCGCGATCGGGTTCTGCAGATTGATGATCGCGTAGTTGCTGAGAAAAGTCTCATCAAAGCGGTTGTCGTCCGAATACAGGCTACCTATCAGCAGGATGTTGGTGCTGACCTTCTGCACCGTGACGCCTTGTGTCTGAACTTCCTGCGGAAGCTGCGACAGTGCGCCATTGACGGCGTTCTGCACCAAGGCAATCGCAGCGTTGAGATCGGTGCCGACCGAGAATGTCACCGTCAGCGTGTAGGTGCCGTCGCTGCCGCTGGTCGATTGCATGTAGATCGAGTCTTCGACGCCATTGACGCCCTGTTCGATCGGAATGCCGACGGTAGTTGCGACGACTTCCGCGCTAGCGCCCGGATAGTTGGTGCTGACCTGGATCGTCGGCGGCACGACTTCCGGATACTGCGCCACCGGTAAGTTGAACAAGCAGACGAAGCCGAGCAAAACCGTGATGATTGCAATCACGTTGGCGAGAATCGGCCGTTCGATAAAGAACTTGGACACGCCGGACCTCTTCCTGTTTCAGCTCGACTCTAGGAAACTCGGATTCTAGGATTTGGAACCCGCTTGCGAACCAGTCTGCGCTCGTTGTGGATTCACTTCACGTCCCGGAATAGCCTGTAGCAGCCCTTCTACAATCACATTGTCGTCAGGCTTAAGACCGCTTTCGATAGTCATCATATCGCCTACCTGAAAGCCCGTCTTCACTCCGCGCCGCTCTACAACATTCTTGTTATTGACG comes from Candidatus Binatus sp. and encodes:
- a CDS encoding efflux RND transporter permease subunit — translated: MSKFFIERPILANVIAIITVLLGFVCLFNLPVAQYPEVVPPTIQVSTNYPGASAEVVATTVGIPIEQGVNGVEDSIYMQSTSGSDGTYTLTVTFSVGTDLNAAIALVQNAVNGALSQLPQEVQTQGVTVQKVSTNILLIGSLYSDDNRFDETFLSNYAIINLQNPIARLPGVGQVQILGAGPYSMRIWLDPIKLKAYGLTVLEVQEAIKNQNIQVAAGQLGGPPVPSDQVFQFTVNTLGRLSDVKQFENIIIKTHPPATDQGGKPPEPGDIAQTAAIVRMKDVAKVQLSQEAYSNFSGLNGKKAAQMNVYTLPGANALKVSQEVKALMAQMSQKFPLGLKYTSLLDSSLFIQDSIHGVYAALIEAGILVLIVIMLFLQNFRAMLVPATTVPVTIIGAFAAMAVLGFTVNLMTLFALILAIGIVVDDAIVIVENTSHYIEEGMTPKDASIKAMGELTGPILGITLVLTSVFLPASFLPGITGQMFRQFALVIAATAIISALNALTLNPTQCALYIKPIPKDRKVNRFYQTFNRVYTAVEDGYVGLVHRMAQQPGRMAVVFFAVVTVAGLLFGMHPTAFLPIEDQGYCLVSAELPPGASQARVREVSADIDKVLKQTPGIKGWVTSGGVSALDAANLANVVTEYVMYEDWGKRPDDLTQAAIVASLRERLEPIRKARFDVLIPPPIPGLGQAGGFQMMVEDRVGVGLNELQKGVQEIISKASNEKALRNVTTTFSAKSPQLELEINRTMVESLGVTISDVFQTLQTYLGSTYVNLFTKFNQSFQVRLQAGADYRTQLADIGNLYVANKAGEMVPLGALLHVRRVLGSELLTRYNMYPAASVIGSPAPGYSSGQALDVMERVAQDDLPLGMGYDWTGLSYQQKLISNQSYFIFALSITLVFLVLAAQYESWTDPAAVVLSVPMALAGVIIALIVRGFPTDLYTQIGLVLMIALAAKNAILVVEFARELKAEGMATVDAAVEATRRRFRPIVMTSIAFILSVVPLLTATGAGAASQQALGTVVFGGMVASTLVAIPFVPVFYILMQDVSEWGMRRRGVVPVSCEAASQPAD
- a CDS encoding efflux RND transporter permease subunit, which gives rise to MSKFFIERPILANVIAIITVLLGAVCLYTLPVSQYPQIVPPTIQVTTTYTGANAEVVANTVGIPIEQAVNGVENSIYMQSTSGSDGSYTLTVTFAVGTDLTTSLSLVQNAVNTALPQLPQQVRSQGVNVKKVSTNILLIESLYSDDDHFDEVFLANYAIINLQNPIARLPGVGQVNVLGAGPYGMRIWLDPDKLKAYGLTVSDVQNAIQAQNIQVAAGQIGGAPAPANQLYQFTVNTLGRLSKVEQFENIIVKSNPASNRPTQTIQTNPTAELVRIKDVAKVQLSQQVFTVFSGLSGKKTAHVAVYALPGANALQVAEDTRLLMKQMSKSFPQGLKFTTLYDTTIFINQSISGVYSALIEAGILVLIVIMLFLQNFRAMLVPATTVPVTIIGAFAAMALLGFTVNLMTLFALILAIGIVVDDAIVIVENASHYIEQGLTPKDAAIKAMSELTGPILGITLVLTSVFVPASFLPGITGQMFRQFALVIAATAIISALNALTLKPTQCALYLKQQPKDKKVNWFYRGFNRGYLAVENSYIGLVARMAHHPKLMISIFFVVVGAAGSFFAVYPTALLPLEDQGYCIVSAQLPPGSSQPRVRGVAADIDKVLGATKGLKGWVTIGGYSALDTAKLSNVITTFVMYDDWDKRPPGFSQPQIIGELISKFRAVPKAQFAVLPPSPIPGLGSAFGFQMMVETRGDLGLGQLQRAVQEILRKANAEKGFLRTGFTTFSASSPQLYLDIDRTQAKSLGVAVNDVFMTLQTYLGSSYINLFNKFNQSFQVRVQAASDYRRQMDDIGNLYVANHEAQMVPLGALLHIQRTLGSELVTRYNLYPAASITGIPNPGFSSGQALTLMQQIADDTLPQGMDYEWTGLSYQEKLIGNQAFYIFALSITLVFLVLAAQYESWTDPAAVVLTVPMALVGIVIALFIRKFPSDLYTQIGLVLMIALAAKNAILIVEFARELKASGMSSIDAAVEATRRRFRPIVMTSIAFILSVVPLMTAKGAGSASQQALGTVVFGGMLASSLLAIPFVPVFFIAMQSVSARFAKAEVPVPAETPAASTLSAD